The following coding sequences are from one Calditrichota bacterium window:
- a CDS encoding T9SS type A sorting domain-containing protein: protein MFTMRLTLRPLVFLSCAVLALAMPALAQNQIDWIRFYDMGGQEQIEDIYAPVDGGYVTCGMADARLWINRVADDGRVIWSRTYGEDGARIGNVWAIIESENGDFLVGCTLNGEFSALLVDAEGEEIWWNVYGGGICHSLIELKSGEFLLLGHLNSAYRLGRMVQIDGEGEVLWDRSYDPGGFCDIYFMRETDGGVVATGMARRGPDGPLQVWFMKINLRGEMLWNEIYPIGPSCGRGITATFDGGFAITGYHTPPNRQYDNFFLIYADADGEMQWMESYEPENESSFEQGWSILAPQSGGYAIVGESADLQARVSKLKMVRTGFDGVEAWRRTFDDPMGRFMRGTIRFWSVIRGQDNSILGVGTIDHPVPMGLDGVLIKLIPERLEPLILYWEPQDTNLIILPETTLRFLVRAVDQQNDPLSYLWTHDRDTVSTDTTVEITFNDLGWSQVLCRVSDGRNTVSLRWQVLVDDFFIVRATPDILDIPLRRGSELTLSIDSVATILDPIALEYLWFISDVEAIVDSQLIGTASEVTVQFNRPGRFALNGTAYIADLSDEVIWNVDVRGLIWSYGPDDENLTVAPGDTIRFRIVPSDDDPEMRYEWQYDRLPVPGADSASILLRFDDLGAHSVTGRLSNPVEQDLVRWDVMVVEPDAAGREWSSLPAQFGLLSLHPNPFNSALTVRFGLVQDSPGRLTIHDLSGREYLNITDLTGTTVWDAASAAPGLYLVRLQQGDRVETRKVVLLK, encoded by the coding sequence ATGTTCACTATGAGGTTGACCTTGAGACCATTGGTGTTTCTATCCTGCGCAGTATTGGCGCTTGCGATGCCCGCTCTGGCACAGAACCAGATCGACTGGATTCGCTTCTATGACATGGGCGGTCAGGAGCAGATTGAAGACATCTACGCTCCGGTTGATGGCGGCTATGTAACCTGCGGCATGGCTGACGCACGGTTATGGATCAACCGGGTGGCTGACGATGGCCGGGTTATATGGTCCAGAACCTACGGTGAGGATGGCGCCCGGATTGGCAATGTCTGGGCTATCATCGAATCGGAGAATGGCGACTTTCTGGTCGGCTGCACCTTGAATGGTGAATTTTCCGCACTGCTCGTCGATGCCGAGGGTGAGGAGATCTGGTGGAACGTCTATGGCGGCGGCATTTGCCACTCGCTGATCGAACTGAAGAGCGGTGAGTTCCTCCTGCTGGGACACCTGAATAGCGCTTACCGGCTGGGACGGATGGTCCAGATCGACGGCGAAGGGGAAGTGCTCTGGGACCGCTCCTACGATCCCGGGGGATTTTGCGACATCTACTTTATGCGTGAAACCGACGGCGGCGTCGTGGCGACCGGAATGGCGCGCCGAGGTCCTGATGGACCGTTGCAGGTCTGGTTTATGAAGATCAATCTGCGCGGCGAAATGCTGTGGAACGAAATCTATCCTATCGGACCCTCCTGCGGGCGCGGCATCACCGCCACCTTTGACGGCGGATTTGCCATCACCGGCTACCACACCCCTCCCAACCGGCAATACGACAATTTCTTCCTTATCTACGCCGACGCTGATGGTGAAATGCAATGGATGGAGAGTTACGAACCGGAGAATGAGTCCTCCTTCGAGCAGGGTTGGTCCATCCTGGCGCCGCAGTCCGGAGGCTATGCTATTGTCGGAGAATCGGCAGACCTGCAGGCGCGGGTCTCGAAACTGAAGATGGTCCGCACCGGCTTTGACGGCGTCGAAGCCTGGCGCAGGACCTTCGACGATCCTATGGGGCGGTTCATGCGCGGCACCATTAGGTTCTGGTCGGTCATCAGGGGGCAGGACAATTCGATTCTGGGCGTCGGGACGATCGATCACCCGGTGCCAATGGGTTTGGATGGGGTCTTGATCAAACTGATTCCCGAGCGACTCGAACCGCTCATTCTCTATTGGGAGCCGCAGGATACCAACCTCATTATCCTCCCCGAAACGACCCTCCGGTTCCTGGTCCGTGCCGTCGATCAGCAGAACGACCCACTATCCTACCTTTGGACTCACGACCGCGATACCGTCTCAACCGACACCACAGTCGAGATCACCTTCAATGACCTTGGGTGGTCTCAGGTTCTATGCCGGGTGTCTGACGGCCGCAACACGGTTTCCCTGAGATGGCAGGTATTGGTTGACGACTTCTTTATCGTTCGCGCAACCCCCGATATACTCGACATTCCGCTCCGGCGGGGATCCGAACTCACCCTATCAATCGACTCCGTAGCCACAATACTCGATCCGATTGCGCTGGAATATCTATGGTTCATCTCCGATGTGGAGGCTATCGTAGATTCGCAACTGATCGGCACCGCGTCGGAAGTTACGGTGCAGTTCAATCGCCCCGGACGATTTGCTCTCAACGGAACGGCTTACATCGCTGACCTCTCCGATGAAGTGATATGGAACGTCGATGTCCGCGGGCTGATATGGAGTTACGGGCCTGACGATGAGAACCTGACGGTCGCCCCGGGAGATACGATCAGGTTCCGAATCGTTCCCAGTGACGATGATCCCGAGATGCGCTATGAATGGCAATACGACCGCCTCCCTGTGCCCGGAGCCGATAGCGCAAGCATCCTGTTGCGCTTTGACGACCTCGGTGCGCACTCCGTAACCGGGAGGCTTTCCAATCCGGTAGAGCAGGACTTGGTGCGCTGGGACGTGATGGTGGTTGAGCCGGATGCGGCGGGTCGGGAATGGTCGTCGCTTCCGGCTCAGTTTGGATTGCTATCGCTGCATCCCAATCCCTTCAATTCCGCCCTCACCGTTCGCTTTGGCCTGGTGCAAGATTCACCCGGAAGGCTCACGATTCACGACCTCAGCGGCCGCGAGTATTTGAACATTACCGATCTAACCGGCACAACAGTCTGGGACGCCGCGTCTGCAGCGCCCGGCCTCTATCTTGTTAGACTTCAGCAGGGCGACCGGGTGGAGACGCGAAAGGTGGTGTTATTGAAGTAG
- a CDS encoding type II secretion system F family protein, protein MPNFQYVVTDAKGIRREDRIRAANLDAAMQTLSKKGFKVVSLREVRTAVGDAALPPVYEQIQTRIDKIRQFIPLNTLVFFTRQLSTMFSAGLTIEKSIGNLMIEERNPRFRKVLAKVGNDIKKGMALSEALGNSPGVFDGLYVALVHAGEISGSLHVILEELSDYLEAMADTRRKVISALSYPTFVLVFMMAIVSGLLLFVVPQFAEIYAKFGARLPGPTRALVALSQTVSRNFIPFLAISIVAVFMMWISSMTEKGGLIFDTIKLHFPVFGMLVENSQMNKFAKTFGILLGSGVPVIESLGHVQRVLGNRVMVRALETSKMLIKDGFAISVALKKTDVFPPTLIQLIATGEETGEMDKLLDKAAYFYAKQVDAVVERLTSLIEPMMIVAIGAVVVSIIVTIYLPIFKLGMALQRGL, encoded by the coding sequence ATGCCCAATTTCCAATACGTCGTTACTGACGCCAAAGGCATCCGGCGCGAAGACCGCATCCGGGCTGCCAACCTCGACGCCGCCATGCAGACCCTCTCCAAAAAGGGCTTCAAAGTGGTGTCTCTGCGCGAAGTCCGCACCGCCGTCGGCGACGCGGCGCTGCCGCCAGTCTATGAGCAGATCCAAACGCGCATCGACAAGATCCGGCAGTTCATCCCGCTCAACACGCTGGTCTTCTTCACGCGTCAGTTATCGACGATGTTCTCGGCCGGTCTGACGATCGAGAAGTCGATCGGCAACCTTATGATCGAGGAGCGCAACCCGCGCTTCCGCAAAGTCCTTGCCAAGGTCGGGAACGACATCAAGAAGGGCATGGCGCTGTCGGAAGCCCTCGGCAACAGCCCCGGCGTCTTTGACGGGCTCTACGTCGCGCTGGTTCACGCCGGCGAAATCTCCGGCTCGCTGCACGTCATCCTCGAGGAGTTGTCGGACTACCTCGAAGCGATGGCGGACACCCGGCGCAAGGTGATCTCGGCGCTCTCCTATCCGACCTTCGTCCTCGTCTTTATGATGGCGATCGTCTCCGGGCTGCTCCTCTTCGTGGTGCCGCAGTTCGCTGAGATCTACGCCAAGTTCGGTGCCCGACTCCCCGGCCCGACCCGCGCGCTGGTAGCGCTGTCGCAGACCGTCAGCCGCAACTTCATCCCCTTTCTTGCTATCAGCATCGTCGCGGTCTTCATGATGTGGATCAGTTCGATGACCGAGAAGGGCGGACTCATCTTCGACACCATCAAACTCCACTTCCCGGTCTTCGGGATGCTGGTCGAAAACTCGCAGATGAATAAGTTCGCCAAGACCTTCGGGATTCTGCTCGGCTCGGGCGTGCCGGTGATCGAGTCGCTTGGCCACGTCCAGCGGGTGCTCGGCAACCGGGTGATGGTGCGGGCGCTTGAGACGTCGAAGATGCTGATCAAGGATGGCTTCGCGATTTCGGTGGCGCTGAAGAAGACCGACGTCTTCCCGCCGACCCTGATTCAGTTGATCGCGACCGGCGAAGAGACCGGTGAAATGGACAAACTGCTCGACAAGGCGGCTTACTTTTACGCCAAGCAGGTCGATGCTGTCGTCGAACGGCTCACCTCGCTGATCGAGCCGATGATGATCGTCGCCATCGGGGCAGTGGTGGTCTCGATCATCGTCACGATTTACCTCCCGATCTTCAAACTCGGTATGGCGCTCCAGAGAGGTCTCTAA